Genomic DNA from Streptomyces sp. GS7:
CCGCGGCCCGCTGCCGGACACCCCGCCGGGCCCGCCCGCGTCGTTCGCCGAGATGCTCGGCGACGCCATCACGGGCCTGCCGCACGGCCTGCCGGAGCCCCGCCCCGCCCAGGAGCCCGGTGCCGCCCCGGGGCCCGACCCCGACCCGCCCCACGACGTCGATCCGGAGTACGAGAGCGATGACGACCCCGTGACCGACGACGCCCGGGACCCGCACCACCACCCGCCCCTCCCCGCTCCGGGCGGCACCCCGCCGCACAGGGTGCTCAAGTCCCTGCTCGGCGCCTGGGCGCTGGCCGCCTGCTCGCCGGAGGAGACGGCCGCGGTCGAGGAGCATCTGACCGACTGCGCCGCCTGCGCGGAGGAGGCGCTGCGGCTGCGCGACGCGGTGGGGCTGTTGCACCCCGCGGACAGCCTCGATCTCGATCCGCTGCTGCGCTCGCGGGTGCTGGAGGGCTGCCTGGGCCGCCGCCCGGCGCGCATTCCGGTACCGGACTGGGCGACGCCGTACGACGCGGAGACCGCCAAACTGGACGCGCTGCTGCGGGACATGGGCGAGTCGGAGTGGCGGGCGCCGGTGCGGCTGCGCTGGTTCGACGGTGAGCGGCCGGTCGAGCGCGAGACCACGGTCGGCGGGGTCATCGGGCATCTGATGGCGGTGGACGGGCTGGTCGCGACGGCCCTCGGGCTGCCCGATCCGCTGGGTGCCGCGGCCCCGCCGGACACCCCGAGCCCGCGGCGCCGCACCGAGGCGTACTGGCGCAGCGCGGGCGAGGAGACGGGCCCGCTCGGCGTCCACGATCCGTGGCGCGAGCAGAGCCAGGCGCTGACGAGAACGGTCTCCTTCGCCGGCGGCGGCGCCGCCGAACTGAACGTGCCCTACGGCAGGTTCAGCCTCGCCCTGCGCGACTCCTTCCTGGACCGCGCCTTCGAGTGCTGGGTGCACGCCGGCGACATCGCGGAGGCGGTGGACTACCCGTACGAGCCGCCGGCCGCCGGGCATCTGCACCTGCTGGTGGACCTCGCGGCACGGCTGCTGCCGGTCACGCTGGCCGACCGCCGGCGGGCCGGGCTCGCGGCGCCGGCGCAGGGGCTGGTGGCGGCCGGCGCCCCGGGCCGTACGCTCCATCTGGAGGTCGAGGGCAACGGCGGCGGCCACTGGTACATAGCCCTGGACTCCCCGGCGGCGCTCGGTTCGCCGGAGTGCACCGTCGCCCATATCGCCCTGGACAGCGACGAGTTCTGCCAGCTGGCCGCCGGGCACATCTCCCCCGAGGAGACCGCGGTGGGACAGCACGGCGAGCGCGAGGCGATCCGCGACGTGCTGTTCGCGACGGCGGCGCTGTCCCGCCTCTGATCGGCCGGCCGCGGTCCGCACGTGGCGCGGCCCGTCCCCTGGCCGGGTGTTCCCGGGCCTGGGGACGGGCCGCGCCGTCGCGAGGGGGTGCGTCAGGCGAAGACGACCGTGCGGCTTCCGTTGAGCAGCACGCGCCGCTCGCTGTGCCACTTCACGGCGCGCGCCAGCGCCTGGCACTCGACGTCCCGGCCGATCGCCACGAGCTGGTCCGGCGTGACCTCGTGGCCGACGCGCTCGACCTCCTGCTCGATGATCGGGCCCTCGTCGAGGTCCGCGGTGACGTAGTGCGCGGTGGCCCCGATGAGCTTGACCCCGCGGGCGTGCGCCTGGTGGTAGGGGCGGGCGCCCTTGAAGCTCGGGAGGAAGGAGTGGTGGATGTTGATGATGCGGCCGGACAGGGCCTTGCAGAGGTCGTCGGAGAGGACCTGCATGTAGCGGGCGAGCACGACCAGCTCGACGCCCTCCTTCCGCACCAGCTCCAGGAGCTGTGCCTCGGCCGCCGGCTTGGTGTCGCGGGTGACCGGGATGTGGTGGAAGGGGACGTCGTACGAGCCGACCAGCTCGGCGAAGTCGGTGTGGTTGGAGACCACGGCCGCGATCTCGACCGGCAGCGCGCCGATCCGGGAGCGGAACAGCAGGTCGTTCAGGCAGTGCCCGAACTTGGACACCATCAGGACGACCCGCATCTTCTCGTCGGCCCGGTGGATCTGCCAGTCCATCGCGAAGGAGTCGCCGACCGCCGCGAAGCTGGCCCGCAGCTTCTCGACGGTGATCGGCGCCTCCGCGCTGAAGTGGACCCGCATGAAGAACAGCCCGGTGTCCCGGTCGCCGAACTGCTGGCTGTCCTCGATGTTGCAGCCGGTGATGAAGAGATAGCTGGACACGGCGTGCACGATCCCCTGCTTGTCCGGGCAGGACAGGGTGAGGACGTACTGGTCGTTTCGATCGTGCTGACCGGGCTGGGTGGGCTGCGACTCGCTCATGACCTCATAGGGTCGCATATCCGCGGGCCGGGCCGGACCGGGGCGTCCTGGGCACCGGTCACGCCGGGCCCTGCAGAGCGCCGGTCATGACGGCCAGCGCTTCGAGGGAGTGCGGGACGGTGTCCGGATTCTCGCCGTCCGCCACCGCCAGGTGCACATGCGCCTCGCGGGCGGCCCGTACGGCGTCGGGCCAGCCGGGGTGCTCCATGTACGCGGTGACCGGGGCGTCGGCCCCCACCTGGTGCATGATCCGCAGCACCCGCAGCACGGCGGCGTCGACCAGCTGCGCCTCCTGGGCGTCGCGGAAGATCGTGCCGACGTACTTGTCGGCGGACCAGTTGTCCAGCCAGGTGTCCTCGACGAGCCGGTAGACGGCGTCGGTGACGTCTCCGTACCCGGGCCGACCGGGCAGCCAGGTCTGCTGCTGGAAGACGGGGTCGGAGAGCATGTGCAGCGCGGAGCGCACATTGCTGCGCCAGCGCCACCACGGCATGTCAGTGAGTGGCATACCGCCCATGGTGGTCGAGCGGCGCCCGCGACGGGAAGACTTCTCCGAACCTTGCACAGCATTCGATCGTACGTTCCGCCCCGATGATCTCAAGCGGCCCCCCGGAGTTCACCTCTCCGTCACCGTCGGTTACCCGGACGTCACTCGCACGTTCCGGGCAAAGCGGCAGGCTGCCGAGTCATGACCGGTCGGCGACGCCCCTCCCCCCGCCCCTTCCCCCACACCTCCGCGGTCGCCTCCGCAGCGGTGTGCACGGCGGTCGTCGCGTCGCTGCTCTCGGGCTGCGGCTCCGTCCTCGGCGGCGGCTCCGGGGACAAGGAGCCGGTCACGGTGATGACCTGGGCCCCCGAGGGCACCAAGACGACCAACATGCCGGGCATGCCGGCCATGGCGGAGGCGTACGCCCGCTGGGTCAACTCGCACGGCGGGATAGCCGGCCACCCCTTAAAGGTCCTCACCTGCAACGAGCGCAACGACTCGGCGCAGGCCACCCGGTGCGCCCAGCGCGCGGTGGACGCGGGCGCGGTGGCGGTCGTCGGCTCGTACAGCCAGTACGGCCGCTCGTTCATGTCCCCGCTGGAGGTCGCGGGCATCCCGTTCATCGGCGGGTACGGCGCCTCCGACGAGGAGTTCGCCAGCCCGCTCTCGTATCCGGTCAACGGCGGCCAGGCCGCCCTCCTGGCCGGGAACGGGCGCCAGTTGGCCGGCGACTGCAAGCGGGTGGCGCTGGTCCGCCCGGACAGCATCCAGGGCGACCAGATGCCGTCGCTGCTGGACGCCGGGCTGCAGAGCGGCAGCCGCGCCCCGGCCAAGGACGTCAAGGCGCCCGAGGACGGTACCGACTACTCGCCCCAGGTGACCGCCGCCCTGAAGGCGGTGGGCGCGGACCCGGCCGTCTACGGGACGGCCGACGCGGGCGGCGAGGCGACCGGTTCCTGCGTCTCCGCCTCCCTGGGCGACCACACGGACACCTTCTTCGACTCCTTCCGGCGGCTCCAGGAGCAGAGCCCCAAGGTGCGGGTGGCGTCCGTACTGGGCAGCGTCGACCAGTCGACGGTGAACCGCACGGGCGGCGCCTCCGGCCCTCTGGAGGGCGCGGACATCACCGGCTGGTACCCGGTCGCCGGCGATCCGCGCTGGCTGCCGATGCGCCGGGTCATCAACGAGGAAGCCTTCGACGACAGCCGTATCGACCCGGCCGACCAGGGCGTCCAGACGACCTGGATCGCCTACACGGTGCTGAGCGCGGTGATCCGGCAGCTCGACGAGGCGGGTGTCGAGGACATCACCGGGCACGCCCTCCAGACCACCCTGGACCGCGGCGACCGCGCCATCGACACCGGCGGTCTCACGCCGAAGCTGCGCTGGCGCAACGACGACATGCTGGCCGTCACGGACTACCCGCGCATCGTCAACGGCATGGTGACGTATCAGGTCGTCCGCAACGGCGAACTGGTCGCGGCCCAGGACGGCTTCGTGAACGTCACCTTGACGCTGGAGCGGCGGCGCACGGACGACGGCAACTGACAGCCGGCCGGGCAGACCCACCCGGCCGGACGGTTCCGTCCGACCGGACGGCCCCTAGGGCCTTTCCGAACATGACCCATCGGTCGGGCGCTGAGCCGCCTCGCCCGTGCGGCGGTTCACAGCTGCTCGGGCTGATGCTGCGTCAGGCCGTACTTCTGGGCGATCGGGTTCCAGATGCCCGCCGCCTCCTGCTTGGCCTTGGTCGCGTCGCCGCTGGCCGCGTTGCCCTGCCCGGCTTCCTTGCCGCCCTTGGGGTGGCCGTCGTCGCAGCCCTTCTTGCCGGCCGCCTCGTCGGCCCAGGCCGCGTAGTGGTTGTCCGCGGCGGCCGAGGACTGCCAGGCCTTGGTGAGCGCGGCGGTCAGCTGGGCGCTGTTCGGGATCTTGTCGACGGGGAGCTGCTGGAGGCGGGTGACCAGGTCGTTGCGCTGGCCGGCGGCGGACCGCAGGTCCTTGGCCGCACCGTCGAGATTGCTGCAGCTCTTGATGTTCTGCACCGCGCCGATCACCGAGGAGCGGCTGTTGTTGCTGTCGCCGAGCAGCGCGTCCAGCCCCTTGGCCTGGGCCTCGGCCGGGTCGCCGGTCGCCTTGGACCCGTTGTCCTTCGCCGACTTGGCGGTGCTCGTGCCCGGGTCCCGCTTCGTGCCGGGGTCGTCGCCGCTGCCGCTGCTCAGCGCCCAGCCGAGGCCGAGTCCGGCGCCCGCGAGCGCCACGACGATCACGCCGATGATCACGGCAGGGGGGAGCTTGCCACGTCCTCGGCCGCCGCCGTCCTCGTAGGCCGCGGGCTGGTCGAGGCCGCCACCGGGCGGGAACTGCCGGCCGTAGCCGCTCTGTTGGCCGTACGCGGGGCGGCCGGGGTCCTCGAAGCGCGGCAGCTGCGCGGTGGAGTCCGGTGCGGGGACGGCGCCCGGCGCGGCCGGCTCGGCGCGGAACAGGCCCTCGAACTCGGCGGGCGTCGCGCGGTTGCCGGGGGCACCGGGCGCGCCGGGGGCGGTGGCGTACGCGGCGGCACCGGACTGCGGGGCGGGCATGCCGCCGCCGACCGGCGGGAGCAGCTGGGTGGCCTCCGCAGCGTCCGCGGGCGCCGCGCCGGGCATCGGCTGGAACTGCGGCAGCGGCTGCCCCTGCGCCGGGCCCTGGTTCTGCCGGACCGGCCGCAGCAGCTGGGTGGACTCGCCGGCCGCCTCGGGCGGCAGCGGGGCGGCACCGGGGGCGCCGGAGGGGCCGCCGGTGACGGGGGGAAGGACGGTGGTCGCCTCGTTGGCGGCGGGGGGCAGCGGCGCACCGGCCTGCCGGGTCGCGCGGACCAGCTCACCGGAGGCGGCCGACGGGTTCGCGGCCTGCGGCCCGAACGGGTCCGGATGCTGCGGGTACTGCTGGGCCGGGGGCTGGGCGGCGGACGGGCCGCTCTCGGGCGGCAGGGCGCCGAACGGGGCCGCGGGGGCGCCGGGCGCGCCCTGGTCGGCGGACGCCGGCTGCGAGTCCTGCGCGCCGAAGGGTATGAGGGCGGTCGCCTCGGCGTCCGCGGCGGCGGGCGGCAGCGGCGCGCCGGCGTGCTGGGCGGCGGGCGCCGGAGCCGGCTGCCCGGGCGCCTGCGGCGGCGTTGCGGGCGGCGCGCTCGGCATGGGCGGCAGCGGCTGCTGCCCCTGCGGGAATCCCTGGCTCTGCGGCGGCAGGGAGGCGGCGGGCTGCTGCTGCGCCTCCGGGAGCGGGGCCGACGCCGGGGCGGCCGGGTGCAGTCCCGGGGACGGGGCGGAGGGGAAACCGTGCCCCGGCGCCTGTCCGTACGGCTGCGGCTGCCCCTGCTCGTATCCCGGCTGCCGCGCGGGCGGCTGCCCGGGACCCCAGGGCTGGCCCCACGGCTGGCCGGCCGGCGGCGCGGCCTGCTGGTCGGGCGCCCACGCGTCGCCGCCACTCGCGGGCAGCACTACGCCCTCTCTGGCCGGGCCGGCCGCAGGATTCTGCGGGTCGTGACCCTGTCCGCTCTGCGTCACCGGGACTCCTACCATCGTGCAGACCTACGGGATCGTCGGCTGCACGCTACCGGTTCGCAGCGACGTTCGACCATGTGTCCAGGTCACCACCCCCTCCGTCCCCACGGGCGCCGCCCGGGCGCGCCGTCCGCAGACGGGGCGGGCCGGAATCCCGGTCCGCCCCCGCAGCGGAGGGCCGAACGCGCCTCGCGTCCCCTCCTCCTCTCCGTCCTGTTCCTCGTGTCTCCGCTCTCTTCTCCGGCGCTCCTGAGGCGTTGCTCACGCCGCCGCGGCGCGCAGTTCCATCCGTGCGGCGAATTCCCTTACGACGGGTTCGTCCTGATACGGCTCCAGGCGCTGCTGGAAGTCGTCCAGATATTCGGCGCCCCGGTCCGAGCGCAGCCCGGTCAGCAGCTCCACCGCCTGCGTGCCCGTGTGGCATGCCTGCTCGATCTCGCGCTGCTGCACCTGGGCGCTGGCCAGCAGCACCATCCCGATGGCCCGCCGCCGCGCACGGTCCGCCGGATGGCCGTCCAGCGCCTCCTTGGCCCGCTGCCCGGCGGGCCCCGGCTGCCCCAAATCCCGGTGGCAGTGGGCCAGTTCGTCCGCCAGATACGCCCGGTCGAAGTGCCCGATCCAGTCCGGGTCGTCGCCAGTGCCGGCGGTCGCCTCGGCGCGCTCCATCGCGGACAGCGCCCGGCCGGCCACCGTCTGGAAGGCCCGGCCGTCGCCCAGCAGGGCGTGCCCGCGGGCCTCGGCCGCGCAGAACATCGCCTCCGCCCGGGGGGTGACCTGCCCCCGCGCGCCCTCCTGGGCGGCCCGCGCGAGCTGTGCGATCTCCCGCGGGTTGCCCAGCGACGCGGCCAGATGACTCATGCTGGCGGCGAGCACATAGCCGCCGTAGCCGCGGTCGCCGGCCGCCTGCGCCAGCCGCAGCGCCTGGATGTAGTAGCGCTGCGCCAGGCCCGGTTGGCCGGTGTCGACGGCCATGTAGCCGCCCAGTTCCGTCAACCGCGCGACGGCCGCGAAGAGTTCCCGCCCGACCGCCTCGCGGTACGAGCCCGCCAGCAGGCCGGAGACGACGCTGTTGAGGTAGTGCACGACGACCGGGCGGACGTGCCCGGCGCCGAAGCGGTGGTCGAGTTCACTGAGCGCCGTGGTCATGGCACGCACCGCCGCGACGTCCGAAACGCCCACTCTGGCACCGGCGTTGCGGGCGACCTGGGTGTCCGCCCCGGTGATCAGCCAGTCCCGGCTGGGCTCCACGAGCGCGGAGGCCGCGACCGTCGAGCCGCTGAGGAAGTCCCGGCGCCCGACGTCGCTGCGCCACAGCTCGCAGACCTGCTCGATGGCCCCGAGGACGGTCGGCGAGAACTGAAGTCCCACCCCGGACGCGAGGTTCTTGCCGTCGGCCATCCCGATCTCGTCGATGGTGACCGTACGTCCCAGTTTGCGGCCGAGTGCCTCCGCGATGACGGCCGGGGCGCGGCCCCGTGGCTGTTGCCCGCGCAGCCAACGGGCCACGGAGGTCTTGTCGTAGCGCAGATCGAGACCGTGTTCCGCGCCGCACATGTTGACGCGGCGAGCCAGCCCCGCGTTGGAGCAGGCGGCTTCCTGGATGAGCGCTTGCAGCCGCTCATTGGGCTGGCGCGCGACGAGTGGCCTGGCGGCCATGTGGTACCCCCTGTACTGCTGTTACTGCTGCGCGTTCACCGGCGAACGCCGTTCCCCGCGATCAATTCCCCGTACATATCCTGGATATCCGAGACATCCTGGATATGCGGGGTACGAACCAGGGCCATGCGCTTTGCAGCGGATGCACGGGATACGAGCGTTATGCGCGAAGCCCGTGCGCCGTCGAGCGAAGTCCCACGGCCGAAGTTCCGAGGTGCGAGGCGCTGATCCACGAGAGGGGAAGGCGTGCGGTGTCCGTGCACCGGTCGCGGCGCCGCGGCGCAGAGCTCCCCTTTTGCCCGCGGGCTGCCGCCGGGCGGCCTCTCCGCCCGTCATGCAGGTGGCTACCCGCTCCCCGGCCCCCGGCCGCACACGCGCCCCCATCGGTGCATCCATGCGCCCCACGTGCCAGAACGATGCGCCGGGGCTGTCACCCGTTCGGCCGTAACCGTTGGTGACACGGGCAGTTGTCATCTGCGTGGAAGAGACCATCGGAGTCACAGGAGCCTCGCAGATCCCCAAGCAGCGCGGCGAGCAGCTGCTCGACACTGCGGTGCGTTACGCGGAAGAACGCCACTGGGACGTGTTCCCCGGCGCATGGCTGGAGCACGACGGCGAGACGCCGCGCTGCTCGTGCGACGCCGCCGGCTGCGGCTCGCCCGGCGCCCATCCGACCGCGCCCGGCTGGGCCGGCCAGGCCAGCGGCACCGCGTCCGCCGTCCGCCGTATGTGGAGCAAGCAGCCGCGCGCGTCGATCCTGCTGCCCACGGGCCGGACGTTCGAGGCGCTCGACGTTCCCGAGACCGCCGGGTGCCTGGCGCTGGCCCGTATGGAGCGGATGGGGCTGACCCTCGGCCCGGTGACCCGCACCCCCGACCGCCGGATGCTCTTCCTCGTACTGCCCGGCGCCGCGGCGAAGGTGCCCGACATGGTGCGGAACCTGGGCTGGGCACCGGCCGCCCTGGACCTGATCTGCCGCGGCGAGGGCGAGTACATCGCAGCCCCGCCGACCCGCATGGGGCCGCACGGCTCGGTGCAGTGGGCGCGCCGCCCCACCGCCAGCAACCGCTGGCTGCCCGACGCGGAGGAGCTGATCAGCCCGCTGGCGTACGCCTGCGCGCGGGATGCGGCGGCGGCCCGGAGCCGCTGATCCACAGCCCCCGTCGGGGTGTCGGAGCCTGCCCGTATCGTGGACACGGACGGGGGTCACGACCGGGCCCCTGCGCGGGGACGTCGAAGGGCAGGCCGTGGCCAGCGAACCGGAAGAAATGCACGAACGGGACGGGTCGGTCACGACCCCGGGCAGCGTCGCGGGCGGCCCGCCCGCCGTCCGCATCGAGGGCCTGTGGAAGAAGTTCGGCGAGCAGACCGCCGTCCACGGCATCGATCTGACGCTGCCGGCGGGCCACTTCATCGGCCTGGTCGGCCCCAACGGCGCGGGCAAGACCACCACCCTGTCCATGGTGACGGGCCTGCTGCGGCCGGACTCCGGGCTGGTCGAGATCGGCGGGCACGACGTCTGGCGCGACCCGGTGGCCGTGAAGTCCCGGATCGGCGTCCTGCCCGAGGGGCTGCGCCTCTTCGAGCGGCTGTCGGGCCGCGAACTCCTCGGCTACATAGGCAGGTTGCGCGGCCTTCCGGGGAACGAGGTGGACAAGCGGGCCGACCAGCTGCTGGACGTCCTCGACCTGTCCGGCTCGCAGCACAAGCTCGTCGTGGACTACTCCACGGGTATGCGCAAGAAGATCGGGCTGGCCGCAGCCCTGCTGCACAACCCCGAAATCCTCTTCCTGGACGAGCCGTTCGAAGGTGTCGACCCGGTGTCGGCGCAGACCATCCGCGGCGTCCTGGAGCGCTACACCTCCTCCGGGGCGACGGTGATCTTCTCCAGCCATGTGATGGAGCTGGTCGAGTCCCTGTGTGACTGGGTCGCGGTGATGGCCGCCGGGCGCATCCGGGCACAGGGGTCCATCGCCGAAGTGCGCGGCGACGCACCCTCGTTGCAGAACGCCTTCCTGGAGCTGGTCGGCGCGAACCGCGGCGCCGGGAAGAACCTCGACTGGCTGGGCGGCGGCGCCCGATGAGCACCGCAGCCGCCCCCGCCCCCGCGTCGCCGACCGCCGTCTTCATACGGCTCAAGCTGACGCTGCTGCGCAACGGCCTGCGCCAGTCCGCCGGGCGCACCGCCGCGTATGTCATCTCCTTCGTCGGCGCGCTGGTGTTCGCCGCCGGTCTCGTGGTCGGGCTGATCGCGCTGCGCGGCAACGCCCATGCCGGCGCGCTCACCGTCCTGCTCACCGGGATCCTCACCCTCGCCTGGGCGGTGATGCCGCTGTTCTTCCCCTCGGGTGACGAGACCCTCGACCCGACCCGGCTGGTCATGCTGCCGCTGCGACCGCGCCCGCTGGTCCGCTCGCTGCTGGTGGCGTCCCTGGTCGGCGTCGGCCCGCTCTTCACGCTCGCGCTGGTCACCGGCTCGGTCGTCTCGGTCGCGCACGGCGCGGCCGGCGCGGCCGTCGGCGTACTGGCCGTCGTCCTGGTGGTACTGGTCTGCGTCACCCTGGCGCGGGCCGTCGCCACCGCCTCGGTGCGGCTGCTGACCAGCCGCCGGGGCCGCGATCTCGCCGTGCTCAGCGGCCTGTTCATCGCGATCGGCGCCCAGGCCGTCAACCTCGCCGCCCGCCGACTGGGCAGCCCGGACGGCCTGTCCATGCTGGAACCGCTGGGCAACGTCCTGCGCTGGGTGCCGCCCGCCTCCGCGATCAGCGCGGTCGACGACGCCGGCCACGCCGCCTACGGGCGCGCTGCGGCCGGCCTCGCCCTGACCGTGGCGGCCCTGGCCCTGCTCCTGTGGTGGTGGCAGCGCACACTGACGACCCTGATGACGGCGCCGGACTCCTCCACCCTCCAGACCGCGGACAAGGACGGCGCCCGCCGCTCCGGCAGCGGGGAGCGCGGCCTCGCGCGGCTACTGCCCGGCGGCCGTACGGGCACGGTCATGCTGCGTTCGCTGCGCTACGCCTGGCGCGACCCGAAGTCGAAGATGTCCTGGGCGTCGGCGCTCGGCTTCGGCCTGCTGGTTCCCGTCATCTCGGCCGTCCAGGGCAACGGCAGCATCTACACCGCCTTCTCGTCGTCCGCGCTGCTCGGGATGATGATGTACAACCAGTTCGGGCAGGACACCTCGGCGTTCTGGATGGTGGCCTCGACGATCTCCAGTGCGCGGGACGCCCATCAGGAACTGCGGGCCCGCGCGCTGACGCTGGCGCTCGTGGCCGTCCCATACGTCACCCTGGTCGTGCTCGGCACCGCGGCCCTCGTCGGCCCCTGGTCGGCCTTCCCGCAGGTCTACGGCCTCTCACTGGCCCTCCTGGGCGCTCTGCTGGCCACGGGAGCGATGGCCTCGGCGCTCTTCCCGTACTCGATCCCCTCGGAGGGCAACAAGAACGTCGCGCCCGGCCAGGCCGGCATCGCCTGGATCAGCCTCTTCGGCGGCTTCCTGACGGCCGCCGTGCTGTGCCTCCCGGTGATCGCGCTGACCGTCTGGCTCCATATAGCGGGCATGCAGAGCCTGTTGTGGGTCCTGCTGCCGGCCGGCGCGGTGTACGGGCTCGGCATCGCGGCCCTGGGGCTGCGCCTGGCCGCTCCCCGGGTGGTGGCCCGGCTCCCGGAGATCCTGGCGGCGGTCAGCAAGGGGTGAGGCTGCGGGCGCTCAGGCGCCTGCTCCTCGTTCTCCTTGGTCTGCTTGTTGACCTTGGTCTCCTTGGCCTGCTTGTTCTGCTTGTTCTGCTTGTTCTGCTTGTTGTCCTTCGTTCTCCCTGACATCAAGTTCGGTTGAGGCCCCTGGGGTTCGGGGTGTCGGCAGGCCGACCCGGCCGGCACCCCCATCCGCCCACGTCCCGGGACTTCGGCCAGGTCTCCTGGCGTTGGATCTTCCTCATCAACGTCCCGATCGGCATCAACGTCCCGATCTGCCTGACCGCCCTCCCCCCCCAGACTCCCGCCGCTTCCCGCGGGACACCCCGCAGCCCACCCGCCGGCCGGACGTGCCCGGTCTGCTCACCCTCTCCCTGGGCCTCGCGCTGTTGATCTGCCTCACCCTCGTACGTGGTGCTGCTCTCCCCCCACCCCCGAACCCACCCCCCGCCCCCTCCCCCGAAGAGGGAGAGGGGGAGGGGGCGGGGGAAGCGCCAGTCCCGGCCGCCGCCCCGCCGACCCCCAGCTCACGGGCTTTGCCGGGAAGTTATCCACAGGGTTCACCGGCCGACGTGCGGGAGCTGTAGCGTCGTGGCGACAACACGAACGAGGGGTGGTGGGGGCGGTGCTGCGCGCCGGAATCGTGCTGGTGACGGGATGGTTGGCGGTGCTCTTCGCCGCTGGGGCAGTGCACGCCGCGCCCGTTGCGTCGGACACCCCGACCCAAGCCGCCTATCTCGCCCAGCAGCTCCGGAACAATCCGGTCTATATCAGCGACGAACTGCCCCGCGTGGTGCCACGTTCGACGGCACCCGCCTTCGCCAAGGAGGCCCGGCGGCTCGGCGTTCCCACGTACGTGGTCATCCTCCCCTACACCTCCGTCGGCGCCCTGGATTCCGGTCTGCTCGCCCAGATCCACGACCGGCTGGGGCGCAAGGGGCTGTATGTCTCCGTGTCCGAGCTGGGTTTGGACAACGTCCAGGCGTACGGCGTGAGCGTGCCTGGTGCCGACGACGCCCGCACGGCCACGATGTACGAAATGCCTCATGACGCCACGCCCCGCGAATCGTTCCAGCGCTTCGTCGACGTGCTCACCTCGGGGCAGGCGCATGAACGCGCCGAGAAGGGCCGGGACGAATACGGCGGGGCGTACAACTCTCACGAGCCGCCCAAGTTGCACACCGACTCGGTCGACCGTCAGAACCAGAGCTTTCTCACCGGCACCGTGGTCGCCGGAGTACCGCTCGCCGCGCTGCTGATCTCGAACTATGCGATGCGTCGCCGCCGCGCCAGCCGCGCCGACGGTCCGACCGGACCCGGTGGATCCAGTGGTTCCAGCGGCTCCGGCAGTTCCGGCGACCCCGGCGGCGCCGACCGCGGGAAGAAGTACGCCGCCACCAAGTCACCCGGCACGAAGGTGAGTTCCGCCAAGGCGGGCGAGCCGAAGAATGCCGGTGCCGCCAAGGCCGGCGCTACGACACGAGGCACCACCAAGACCGGCAACACGAAACCCAGCAGCACGAAACCCAGAAGCAGGAAGCCCAGCGCCCCCAAGGCCGTCAGTCGCCCCGGCCACACCGCCTCCCGCCCTCGCAAGCGGTCCTTCGCACCTGAGCG
This window encodes:
- the purU gene encoding formyltetrahydrofolate deformylase is translated as MSESQPTQPGQHDRNDQYVLTLSCPDKQGIVHAVSSYLFITGCNIEDSQQFGDRDTGLFFMRVHFSAEAPITVEKLRASFAAVGDSFAMDWQIHRADEKMRVVLMVSKFGHCLNDLLFRSRIGALPVEIAAVVSNHTDFAELVGSYDVPFHHIPVTRDTKPAAEAQLLELVRKEGVELVVLARYMQVLSDDLCKALSGRIINIHHSFLPSFKGARPYHQAHARGVKLIGATAHYVTADLDEGPIIEQEVERVGHEVTPDQLVAIGRDVECQALARAVKWHSERRVLLNGSRTVVFA
- a CDS encoding ABC transporter substrate-binding protein; its protein translation is MTGRRRPSPRPFPHTSAVASAAVCTAVVASLLSGCGSVLGGGSGDKEPVTVMTWAPEGTKTTNMPGMPAMAEAYARWVNSHGGIAGHPLKVLTCNERNDSAQATRCAQRAVDAGAVAVVGSYSQYGRSFMSPLEVAGIPFIGGYGASDEEFASPLSYPVNGGQAALLAGNGRQLAGDCKRVALVRPDSIQGDQMPSLLDAGLQSGSRAPAKDVKAPEDGTDYSPQVTAALKAVGADPAVYGTADAGGEATGSCVSASLGDHTDTFFDSFRRLQEQSPKVRVASVLGSVDQSTVNRTGGASGPLEGADITGWYPVAGDPRWLPMRRVINEEAFDDSRIDPADQGVQTTWIAYTVLSAVIRQLDEAGVEDITGHALQTTLDRGDRAIDTGGLTPKLRWRNDDMLAVTDYPRIVNGMVTYQVVRNGELVAAQDGFVNVTLTLERRRTDDGN
- a CDS encoding SCO4402 family protein, which gives rise to MGGMPLTDMPWWRWRSNVRSALHMLSDPVFQQQTWLPGRPGYGDVTDAVYRLVEDTWLDNWSADKYVGTIFRDAQEAQLVDAAVLRVLRIMHQVGADAPVTAYMEHPGWPDAVRAAREAHVHLAVADGENPDTVPHSLEALAVMTGALQGPA
- a CDS encoding transcriptional regulator codes for the protein MAARPLVARQPNERLQALIQEAACSNAGLARRVNMCGAEHGLDLRYDKTSVARWLRGQQPRGRAPAVIAEALGRKLGRTVTIDEIGMADGKNLASGVGLQFSPTVLGAIEQVCELWRSDVGRRDFLSGSTVAASALVEPSRDWLITGADTQVARNAGARVGVSDVAAVRAMTTALSELDHRFGAGHVRPVVVHYLNSVVSGLLAGSYREAVGRELFAAVARLTELGGYMAVDTGQPGLAQRYYIQALRLAQAAGDRGYGGYVLAASMSHLAASLGNPREIAQLARAAQEGARGQVTPRAEAMFCAAEARGHALLGDGRAFQTVAGRALSAMERAEATAGTGDDPDWIGHFDRAYLADELAHCHRDLGQPGPAGQRAKEALDGHPADRARRRAIGMVLLASAQVQQREIEQACHTGTQAVELLTGLRSDRGAEYLDDFQQRLEPYQDEPVVREFAARMELRAAAA
- a CDS encoding bifunctional DNA primase/polymerase; protein product: MEETIGVTGASQIPKQRGEQLLDTAVRYAEERHWDVFPGAWLEHDGETPRCSCDAAGCGSPGAHPTAPGWAGQASGTASAVRRMWSKQPRASILLPTGRTFEALDVPETAGCLALARMERMGLTLGPVTRTPDRRMLFLVLPGAAAKVPDMVRNLGWAPAALDLICRGEGEYIAAPPTRMGPHGSVQWARRPTASNRWLPDAEELISPLAYACARDAAAARSR
- a CDS encoding ABC transporter ATP-binding protein — its product is MASEPEEMHERDGSVTTPGSVAGGPPAVRIEGLWKKFGEQTAVHGIDLTLPAGHFIGLVGPNGAGKTTTLSMVTGLLRPDSGLVEIGGHDVWRDPVAVKSRIGVLPEGLRLFERLSGRELLGYIGRLRGLPGNEVDKRADQLLDVLDLSGSQHKLVVDYSTGMRKKIGLAAALLHNPEILFLDEPFEGVDPVSAQTIRGVLERYTSSGATVIFSSHVMELVESLCDWVAVMAAGRIRAQGSIAEVRGDAPSLQNAFLELVGANRGAGKNLDWLGGGAR
- a CDS encoding zf-HC2 domain-containing protein; translated protein: MRGPDEWDDREHPEGHGERPRIPSPRPAAEDRGPLPDTPPGPPASFAEMLGDAITGLPHGLPEPRPAQEPGAAPGPDPDPPHDVDPEYESDDDPVTDDARDPHHHPPLPAPGGTPPHRVLKSLLGAWALAACSPEETAAVEEHLTDCAACAEEALRLRDAVGLLHPADSLDLDPLLRSRVLEGCLGRRPARIPVPDWATPYDAETAKLDALLRDMGESEWRAPVRLRWFDGERPVERETTVGGVIGHLMAVDGLVATALGLPDPLGAAAPPDTPSPRRRTEAYWRSAGEETGPLGVHDPWREQSQALTRTVSFAGGGAAELNVPYGRFSLALRDSFLDRAFECWVHAGDIAEAVDYPYEPPAAGHLHLLVDLAARLLPVTLADRRRAGLAAPAQGLVAAGAPGRTLHLEVEGNGGGHWYIALDSPAALGSPECTVAHIALDSDEFCQLAAGHISPEETAVGQHGEREAIRDVLFATAALSRL